One window of the Triticum dicoccoides isolate Atlit2015 ecotype Zavitan chromosome 3B, WEW_v2.0, whole genome shotgun sequence genome contains the following:
- the LOC119281935 gene encoding uncharacterized protein LOC119281935, whose protein sequence is MKATHTTLLLAVAFLVLASEAAVKADDICAGSVHKTPIPCDLPGCLHICRENANGLGPCPTCNWTANCNTYTGLCECNICMPPPSAPSQQ, encoded by the exons ATGAAGGCTACACATACTACACTGCTCCTGGCTGTCGCTTTCCTCGTGCTAGCATCAG AGGCTGCGGTGAAGGCGGACGACATTTGTGCAGGGTCAGTTCACAAGACGCCGATACCGTGTGATCTCCCGGGTTGCCTGCACATTTGCCGCGAGAATGCGAATGGGCTAGGGCCGTGCCCTACTTGCAACTGGACCGCTAACTGCAACACGTATACTGGATTATGCGAGTGCAATATCTGCATGCCTCCTCCTTCTGCTCCTAGCCAACAATAA